The proteins below are encoded in one region of Geothermobacter hydrogeniphilus:
- a CDS encoding HEAT repeat domain-containing protein, with product MAENTPQNLDFDTKILSKFIYALNISRQHCLAYPAGHPQIQKSAEQLISLLRQLLEFRDALTLGITRRSLLVHGSALDQRNAVYRKLANELFNLGLAGLTFRRGLEHDELLRFQELSVQRPEDLAERGGLVEICRDLDLPHLNLTFIDYNSFSVTDEDEIGSSDALLEEEKSESLWDRFVSGLIAGDLSPDGDLKRNATVDPALVAEYLSRRREGADQEEVLASYEQTITSFLQELDLEGRSQSYRTEALGKLGSFVDGLSPELRRQFLSSTFNTLGAQNELAEEVLTHLSSDALFSALEDVNEKRLTIPPTIMNLLGKLSQHTSKETEQVGEAISSAELGEHLRSLFREDDPDRFIPGTYQHLLHSIVSMDDIPPLEGRAVEELRAEISAEPVDSQVCNVVIDLLGNEEGSEQDREELRQILLELLRYFLETGQFDYLVGLQRGPNRSAKCNGSTDLTKLLADNSFLEEILAAMSIWGKDKFAAITELIRKIGTPFIEPLINRMAVEKRMSLRRYYLDRLEEMGDAIREPVMLHLRDSRWYVVRNLVALLRRLNDPVTLHGIRSLINHPHPKVRVEVFKTLRQFNDPQANLYLARELDSGDRDRQWQAIRQLDGSFNPELFDSLLRLLEIKDQSADGFALKTAVVDALEPFGNPAALPVLERVLQTRSLLHGGRWLRLKQHIILSLRSYPHKEVGEILELLAAGGGDLGEQADALLKTLQRRTS from the coding sequence ATGGCGGAGAACACTCCGCAAAATCTTGATTTCGATACCAAGATCCTGTCGAAATTCATCTACGCGCTGAACATTTCCCGGCAGCATTGCCTGGCCTACCCCGCCGGCCATCCGCAGATTCAAAAATCCGCCGAACAGCTGATCAGCCTGCTGCGGCAACTGCTCGAATTCCGCGACGCCCTGACCCTCGGCATCACCCGCCGCTCGCTGCTGGTCCATGGATCGGCCCTCGATCAACGCAACGCTGTCTACCGTAAACTGGCCAACGAACTTTTCAACCTCGGACTTGCCGGACTGACCTTCCGGCGCGGGCTGGAGCACGACGAGCTGCTGCGTTTCCAGGAGCTGAGCGTCCAGCGGCCCGAGGACCTGGCGGAACGGGGCGGCCTGGTTGAAATCTGCCGTGATCTCGATCTGCCGCACCTCAACCTCACCTTCATCGACTACAACTCCTTCAGCGTCACCGACGAAGATGAAATCGGGTCCAGCGACGCCCTCCTCGAAGAAGAGAAGTCCGAATCGCTCTGGGACCGTTTTGTCAGCGGACTGATCGCGGGCGATCTCAGCCCCGACGGTGACCTGAAGAGGAACGCCACCGTCGATCCGGCCCTGGTCGCCGAATACCTCAGTCGTCGCCGTGAGGGAGCGGACCAGGAAGAGGTGCTGGCCAGCTACGAACAGACCATCACCTCCTTTCTGCAGGAACTCGATCTTGAAGGCCGCAGCCAGAGTTACCGTACCGAAGCCCTCGGCAAGCTCGGCAGCTTCGTCGACGGTCTCAGCCCCGAACTGCGCCGCCAGTTTCTCTCCAGCACCTTCAATACTCTCGGCGCGCAGAACGAACTGGCCGAAGAGGTGCTGACTCACCTCTCCAGCGATGCCCTGTTCTCCGCCCTTGAGGATGTCAACGAGAAACGCCTGACCATCCCGCCGACCATCATGAACCTGCTCGGCAAACTCTCCCAGCACACCTCGAAGGAAACCGAACAGGTCGGAGAAGCGATCTCCAGTGCCGAACTGGGAGAACACCTGCGTTCGCTGTTCCGTGAAGACGATCCCGACCGCTTCATTCCCGGCACCTATCAGCACCTGCTGCACAGCATCGTCTCCATGGATGATATCCCGCCCCTGGAGGGCAGGGCGGTCGAAGAACTGCGCGCGGAAATTTCCGCCGAGCCGGTCGACAGTCAGGTCTGCAACGTGGTCATCGACCTGCTGGGAAACGAGGAGGGCAGCGAACAGGACCGGGAAGAACTGCGGCAGATCCTGTTGGAACTGTTGAGATATTTTCTCGAAACCGGCCAATTCGACTACCTGGTCGGCCTGCAGAGGGGACCGAACCGGTCGGCAAAATGCAACGGCAGCACCGATCTGACCAAACTACTGGCCGACAACAGTTTTCTCGAAGAGATCCTCGCCGCCATGAGCATCTGGGGCAAGGACAAGTTCGCTGCCATCACCGAATTGATCCGCAAGATCGGGACACCTTTCATCGAACCGCTGATCAACCGCATGGCGGTCGAAAAACGGATGTCGCTGCGCCGCTACTATCTCGATCGACTGGAAGAAATGGGGGATGCCATTCGTGAACCGGTGATGCTGCACCTGCGCGACAGCCGCTGGTACGTGGTCCGCAACCTGGTCGCTCTGCTGCGGCGGCTCAACGACCCGGTCACCCTGCACGGCATCCGGTCCCTGATCAACCATCCGCACCCGAAAGTCCGGGTCGAGGTTTTCAAAACCCTGCGCCAGTTCAACGATCCCCAGGCCAACCTGTACCTCGCCCGGGAACTGGACAGCGGTGACCGCGACCGTCAATGGCAAGCGATACGCCAGCTCGACGGCAGTTTCAACCCGGAGCTGTTCGACAGCCTGTTGCGACTGCTGGAAATCAAAGACCAGTCCGCCGACGGGTTCGCCCTGAAAACGGCCGTAGTTGATGCTCTCGAACCGTTCGGCAATCCCGCGGCCCTGCCGGTTCTGGAACGGGTTCTGCAGACCCGGAGCCTGCTGCACGGCGGTCGCTGGCTGCGCCTCAAGCAGCACATCATCCTCTCCCTCCGCAGTTATCCCCATAAAGAGGTCGGGGAAATTCTCGAGCTGCTGGCGGCCGGCGGCGGTGACCTCGGAGAACAGGCGGACGCACTGCTCAAGACCCTGCAGCGGAGGACGTCATGA
- a CDS encoding DUF444 family protein, whose product MKRDLWHRYQQLRRRGLNARQEEMIRREIEDDGEHGLPSLPEATVPFPENLYAWQDLAMLQSIGYPSGGYVTRIRSLDDLLERDRQREEDGFPRKIRVGRMIRPGRGDDDKVVVVPTTVEEKFLHDPSIQQEQQGSGSGGSGEGEEGEVIGEQPVRQGGEGSGQAGQGSGGAHELESSAYDLGRILTEQFQLPNLKDKGKKRSLTRYTYDLTDKNRGFGQVLDKKATLRRILETNIGLGRVPDVGDIDPADFIIAPNDKIYRILSREKDYESQAVVFFVRDYSGSMGGKATELVCTQHVLIYSWLLYQYQRQVETRFILHDTTAKEVEDFYTYYNSKVAGGTEVASAYRLVNDIVEQESLARDYNIYVFHGTDGDDWDTSGEKTIPELKRMLRYANRVGITIAEHAYTDTGNTEVDKYLRKSGLLDDAVDLLRKDTMSESSDENRIIEGIKKLISE is encoded by the coding sequence ATGAAACGGGATCTATGGCACCGCTACCAGCAACTGCGCCGCCGCGGGCTGAACGCGCGGCAGGAGGAGATGATCCGGCGCGAAATCGAGGATGACGGCGAACACGGTCTGCCGTCTCTCCCCGAGGCGACGGTCCCCTTTCCCGAAAATCTCTACGCCTGGCAGGACCTGGCCATGTTGCAGAGCATCGGGTACCCGAGTGGTGGTTACGTCACCCGCATCCGCTCCCTCGATGACCTGCTGGAACGGGACCGCCAACGCGAAGAGGATGGGTTCCCGCGGAAAATCCGTGTCGGCCGCATGATCCGGCCGGGACGCGGCGATGACGACAAGGTGGTGGTGGTGCCGACCACCGTCGAGGAAAAATTCCTCCACGACCCCAGCATCCAGCAGGAACAGCAGGGCTCGGGATCAGGGGGGTCCGGCGAAGGCGAAGAGGGTGAAGTGATCGGCGAACAGCCGGTCCGCCAGGGGGGCGAAGGCTCCGGCCAGGCCGGCCAGGGCAGCGGCGGCGCCCATGAACTCGAATCGAGCGCCTATGACCTCGGCCGCATCCTCACCGAACAGTTCCAGTTGCCCAACCTCAAGGACAAAGGCAAGAAACGGTCCCTGACCCGCTACACCTACGACCTGACCGACAAGAACCGCGGTTTCGGCCAGGTCCTCGACAAGAAAGCGACCCTGCGCCGCATCCTTGAAACCAATATCGGCCTGGGACGGGTGCCTGATGTCGGCGACATCGACCCGGCCGACTTCATCATCGCTCCCAACGACAAGATCTACCGCATCCTCTCCCGGGAGAAGGACTACGAATCGCAGGCGGTGGTCTTCTTCGTCCGCGACTACTCCGGCTCGATGGGCGGCAAAGCGACCGAACTGGTCTGTACCCAGCACGTGCTGATCTACAGCTGGCTGCTCTACCAGTACCAGCGCCAGGTCGAGACCCGTTTCATCCTTCACGACACCACGGCCAAGGAAGTCGAGGATTTCTACACCTACTACAACTCCAAGGTCGCCGGCGGCACCGAGGTCGCTTCGGCCTACCGCCTGGTCAACGACATCGTCGAGCAGGAGAGCCTGGCACGCGACTACAATATCTATGTCTTCCACGGCACCGACGGCGACGACTGGGACACCAGCGGAGAAAAGACCATCCCCGAACTGAAACGGATGCTGCGCTACGCCAACCGGGTCGGGATCACCATCGCCGAACATGCCTACACCGACACCGGCAATACCGAAGTCGACAAGTACCTGCGCAAATCGGGCCTGCTCGACGACGCCGTCGACCTGCTGCGCAAGGACACCATGAGCGAGAGCAGCGACGAAAACCGCATCATCGAGGGGATCAAGAAGTTGATATCGGAGTAA
- a CDS encoding SpoVR family protein: MELVDQHTKSIMEGCKQRARDAGLSFQDESLEYIVTNRDLLDLTPKNMIPTLYDYWVHDVEVLRERGRYELYPNNPFETVINTRPAISFYNDNNPDWLNVMIFYHVLAHIDFFQNNHFFRHTWDYDFTSQALADKRLIASLRARHGRWVDYVIEFARGIDNLVDYHGLLSRRHRTAVNQPSPKVNFYFDVFLQQIQKMKTSAFMEEIERFNTCIRDCGEMCEETFFADTAKTYPEFEAIYQKQGDKSPVQKQDLLLYLLENSEFLNRDENKWMQSILHVVRKTSLYFQPQIRTKIMNEGWASYWHEKLFLADDRICSHEVEFARVNAKVTSLPRVGINPYALGLRLFQDIEQRADKGQLSWEFQQLADQQQRRDYDRKLGRGRESIFTLRENYCDFMFINQFVDQDFVDHHQLFVTEKTLNQQRMVWEYRVGSRRAEDYRQMLLASLYHPPHIVINNDNGDGTLRLKHTFEGKQLVRDYITGTMLGLEYLWGNPVELETHEASPAPPAEAGKPREIKWQRVRYRMHNRELKRETMGTV, from the coding sequence ATGGAGCTGGTTGATCAGCATACAAAATCAATCATGGAAGGTTGCAAGCAGCGCGCCCGCGATGCCGGTCTGAGCTTTCAGGACGAGTCCCTGGAGTACATTGTCACCAACCGGGATCTGCTCGACCTGACGCCGAAAAACATGATCCCGACCCTCTACGACTACTGGGTGCATGATGTCGAGGTGCTGCGCGAACGGGGCCGGTATGAACTCTATCCCAACAACCCCTTCGAGACGGTGATCAACACCCGCCCGGCGATCTCCTTCTACAACGACAACAACCCGGACTGGCTGAACGTGATGATCTTCTATCACGTGCTGGCGCATATCGACTTCTTCCAGAACAATCACTTCTTCCGCCATACCTGGGACTACGACTTCACCAGCCAGGCGCTGGCCGACAAGCGGCTGATCGCCTCGCTGCGCGCCCGGCACGGCCGCTGGGTCGACTACGTGATTGAATTCGCCCGCGGTATCGACAACCTGGTCGATTACCACGGGCTGCTCTCCCGCCGCCACCGCACTGCAGTCAATCAGCCCTCGCCCAAGGTCAATTTCTATTTCGATGTCTTCCTGCAGCAGATTCAGAAGATGAAAACCAGCGCCTTCATGGAAGAGATCGAACGTTTCAACACCTGCATCCGCGACTGCGGCGAGATGTGCGAAGAGACCTTTTTCGCCGACACCGCCAAAACCTATCCCGAATTTGAAGCCATCTACCAGAAACAGGGGGACAAGAGTCCGGTACAGAAGCAGGATCTGCTCCTCTACCTGCTGGAGAACTCCGAGTTCCTCAACCGCGATGAAAACAAGTGGATGCAGTCGATCCTGCACGTGGTACGCAAAACCAGTCTCTACTTTCAACCGCAGATCCGCACCAAGATCATGAATGAAGGCTGGGCCAGCTACTGGCACGAAAAGCTGTTCCTCGCCGATGACCGGATTTGCAGCCACGAGGTCGAGTTTGCCCGAGTCAACGCCAAGGTCACCTCCCTGCCGCGGGTCGGCATAAACCCCTATGCTCTCGGCCTGCGCCTGTTTCAGGACATCGAACAACGGGCCGACAAGGGGCAGCTGAGCTGGGAGTTTCAGCAACTGGCCGACCAGCAGCAGCGCCGCGATTACGACCGCAAACTCGGCAGGGGACGTGAAAGCATCTTCACCCTGCGTGAAAACTACTGCGACTTCATGTTCATCAACCAGTTCGTCGACCAGGATTTCGTTGACCATCACCAGCTGTTCGTCACCGAGAAAACCCTCAATCAGCAGCGCATGGTATGGGAATACCGGGTCGGCAGCCGCCGTGCCGAAGACTACCGTCAGATGCTGCTGGCGTCCCTTTACCATCCGCCGCACATCGTAATCAACAACGACAACGGCGACGGCACCCTGCGCCTCAAGCATACTTTCGAAGGCAAGCAACTGGTACGGGACTACATCACTGGAACCATGCTCGGGCTGGAGTACCTGTGGGGCAATCCGGTCGAACTGGAAACCCACGAAGCGAGCCCGGCCCCCCCGGCCGAGGCGGGCAAACCGCGGGAGATCAAATGGCAGCGGGTCCGCTACCGGATGCACAACCGGGAACTGAAACGCGAAACGATGGGGACCGTATGA
- a CDS encoding serine protein kinase — translation MAQRHTAPTLVNHIKAVKTGKQRFENAVQGVARMILEQDIEKVVVNGKTTYDFQIFRRGGKHVIGMFDEINSFVSFAKDAAEGGSSAEMAFVLVGEPGNGKTFFVEYLCDCYRRFLSRPENRKHTFVFKGIDRLGSYGRLKNIESQTYEDPMILAMNIGETREESQGFLAEKGGFSDTEIDQFYAAYRPLGACSEYIWNDIRRHTDGKLDEMLKFIEIVPVPMTESLGTLTGKYSAKDKITSSAVDLLGEESIQRLLHITDTNNPYRFDLRRGALARVAGGGIHFSDEIFKNKKDLVQVYLGVIQNRTIEIDGYKWPIDTLIIATSNNSEFNRFLAEKEEAPIVDRCRVCYVSHNTDYRRQAELTTYAIGSQTKTTLTKEDLHQDPNLNYAISAAVVLSRLPRSEKLTPIETMKLAAGEVAGEKSIKTLAEVIDTLNQNPDITKRFGQKGLGQRNLGRAVQLLGESSETNEGRCMVAIDIFPALERVVLDYVSDANDRAKYLEDLKIARSLYRERVMTEMFNAYMDEPLAIRKDVLNYVNMIIGIDAENLGPDKMWKYKDPQSGELRALKIDERFIKSVEELLGLKTEEQRETFRTAIRKIYGQKISLDPNYDFMDNLELVKAVTDVRLKSDIAGAGSLVGALANRTNEENQKLYDRMISTMLDKLGYCRTCAQKTIEYFCTQEDES, via the coding sequence ATGGCTCAACGACACACCGCTCCAACCCTGGTCAATCACATCAAGGCCGTCAAAACCGGTAAGCAACGTTTCGAAAATGCCGTTCAGGGGGTCGCCCGGATGATCCTCGAACAGGATATCGAGAAGGTGGTGGTCAACGGCAAAACGACCTACGATTTCCAGATTTTCCGCCGGGGCGGCAAGCACGTGATCGGCATGTTCGACGAAATCAACAGCTTCGTCTCCTTCGCCAAGGATGCCGCCGAGGGGGGATCATCAGCCGAAATGGCCTTTGTCCTGGTCGGCGAACCGGGCAACGGCAAGACCTTCTTCGTCGAATATCTCTGCGACTGCTACCGGCGGTTCCTGAGTCGCCCCGAGAACCGCAAGCACACCTTCGTTTTCAAGGGAATCGACCGGCTCGGCAGCTACGGCCGACTGAAGAATATCGAGTCCCAGACCTACGAGGACCCGATGATACTGGCCATGAACATCGGTGAAACCCGCGAAGAAAGCCAGGGTTTTCTGGCCGAAAAGGGCGGCTTCAGCGACACCGAGATCGACCAGTTCTACGCCGCCTACCGCCCGCTGGGAGCCTGCAGCGAGTACATCTGGAACGACATCCGCCGCCACACCGACGGCAAACTCGACGAAATGCTCAAGTTTATCGAGATCGTTCCGGTACCGATGACCGAAAGCCTCGGCACCCTGACCGGTAAATACTCGGCCAAGGACAAGATCACCTCCTCGGCCGTCGACCTGCTCGGCGAGGAATCGATCCAGCGGCTGCTGCACATCACCGACACCAACAACCCCTACCGCTTCGACCTGCGGCGCGGGGCCCTGGCGCGTGTGGCCGGCGGCGGCATCCATTTCTCCGACGAAATCTTCAAGAACAAGAAAGACCTGGTCCAGGTCTACCTCGGGGTGATCCAGAACCGCACCATCGAAATCGACGGCTACAAATGGCCGATCGACACCCTGATCATCGCCACCAGCAACAACTCCGAGTTCAACCGTTTCCTGGCTGAAAAGGAAGAGGCGCCGATCGTCGACCGCTGCCGGGTCTGCTACGTCTCGCACAACACCGATTACCGCCGCCAGGCCGAGCTGACCACCTACGCTATCGGCTCGCAGACCAAGACGACTCTGACCAAGGAGGATCTGCACCAGGATCCGAACCTGAACTATGCCATCTCGGCAGCCGTGGTCCTCTCCCGGCTGCCGCGCTCAGAGAAGCTGACCCCGATCGAAACCATGAAACTGGCCGCCGGCGAAGTGGCCGGGGAAAAGAGCATCAAGACCCTGGCCGAGGTGATCGACACTCTCAACCAGAACCCCGACATCACCAAGCGTTTCGGCCAGAAAGGACTCGGCCAGCGCAACCTCGGCCGTGCCGTACAACTGCTCGGTGAAAGTTCCGAGACCAACGAAGGCCGTTGCATGGTCGCCATCGACATCTTCCCGGCCCTGGAACGAGTGGTGCTCGATTATGTCTCCGACGCCAATGACCGCGCCAAGTACCTGGAAGATCTCAAGATCGCCCGCAGCCTCTACCGTGAACGGGTGATGACCGAAATGTTCAACGCCTACATGGACGAACCGCTGGCGATCCGCAAGGACGTGTTGAACTATGTCAACATGATCATCGGCATCGATGCCGAGAACCTCGGTCCGGACAAGATGTGGAAATACAAGGACCCGCAGAGCGGCGAGCTGCGGGCGCTGAAAATTGATGAGCGCTTCATCAAGAGCGTCGAGGAGCTGCTGGGGCTGAAGACCGAGGAACAGCGGGAGACCTTCCGCACCGCGATCCGCAAGATCTACGGGCAGAAGATTTCGCTCGATCCCAACTACGACTTCATGGACAACCTCGAACTGGTCAAGGCGGTCACCGACGTGCGCCTGAAATCGGACATCGCCGGCGCCGGCAGCCTGGTCGGGGCGCTGGCCAACCGTACCAACGAAGAGAACCAGAAACTCTATGACCGGATGATCAGCACCATGCTCGACAAGCTCGGCTACTGTCGAACCTGCGCGCAGAAGACCATCGAGTACTTCTGCACCCAGGAGGATGAATCCTGA
- a CDS encoding serine protein kinase PrkA — MKKIEQALANISRHQDLRDQERTIPFAEYLEILTRNPEQTMRNIFQLFHDLLKSHVEVGQDEYADDPESIHYMAYDCRRLFAENTDRPFFADRLFANRLIDLAETFKRSTQQNKVYIFEGPHGSGKSTFLNNLLQKFENYANSSEGRRYEVVWRLDRELLGQFEDHETSQLLSRLSQMLDKTSQLQNEIIRSQNREGQAIEVPCPSHDSPILVVPKEVRRSFIDDLFANTKRKYKVFTEKEYEWVFKDRCCTICSSLYRALLSKLGSPAEVFKLIHVRPYQFNRRLGEGISVFNPGDAPAKENVLTNPILQSRIDDLLRDSNKVRYIYSRYAKTNNGIYALMDIKSHNRDRFIELHNIISERVHKVEDIEENVNSLFIALLNPEDRSNIEDFQSFTDRIETIKIPYVLDLQTEVEIYRHIFGKHIDEGFLPRVLHNFARVIIATRLNPTSKAMLDWIEKPDKYALYCDKNLLLLKMEIYTGYIPEWITPEDRRRLTAKRRRRIIAESEQEGFKGISGRDSLRIFNDLFSTYARKDQLIDMTIIRRFFTKIHKELSEALPEGFMESLLSMYDYTVLQEVKESLYYYNEEQISRDIQNYLFALNYEIGSKATNRFTGERLEISEDFLRTIENRLLESDADAETRARFRRETQKEYTARTLTQEILAEGKAFSETELYGRLHERYVAKLKEQALDPFLDNENFRRAIKDFEREAFKTYDRRIRDDVSYLMSNLCQRHQYSKKGAREVCMYVIDNQLAHKFTRS, encoded by the coding sequence ATGAAAAAAATCGAACAGGCCCTGGCCAACATCAGTCGACACCAGGATCTGCGCGATCAGGAGCGCACCATCCCCTTCGCGGAATACCTGGAGATCCTGACCCGTAATCCAGAGCAGACGATGCGCAACATCTTTCAGCTGTTCCATGATCTGCTCAAATCACATGTCGAAGTAGGGCAGGATGAATACGCCGACGATCCCGAATCGATCCACTACATGGCCTACGATTGTCGGCGGCTGTTCGCCGAAAATACCGATCGGCCCTTCTTCGCCGACCGCCTGTTCGCCAACCGGCTGATCGACCTGGCCGAAACCTTCAAGCGCAGTACCCAGCAGAACAAGGTCTATATCTTCGAAGGGCCGCACGGCAGCGGCAAAAGCACCTTTCTGAACAACCTGCTGCAGAAATTCGAGAACTACGCCAACAGCAGCGAGGGACGCCGCTATGAGGTTGTCTGGCGGCTCGACCGGGAACTGCTGGGACAATTCGAGGACCACGAAACCAGCCAGCTGCTGAGCCGGCTGTCGCAGATGCTTGACAAGACCTCCCAGCTGCAGAACGAAATCATCCGCAGTCAAAACCGGGAGGGGCAGGCGATCGAGGTGCCCTGCCCAAGCCACGACAGCCCGATCCTGGTGGTTCCCAAAGAGGTACGCCGCTCTTTCATCGACGACCTCTTTGCCAACACCAAGCGCAAGTACAAGGTTTTTACCGAAAAGGAGTACGAGTGGGTTTTCAAGGACCGCTGCTGCACCATCTGCTCCTCCCTCTATCGCGCGTTGCTGAGCAAGCTCGGCAGTCCGGCGGAAGTCTTCAAGCTGATCCATGTCCGTCCCTACCAGTTCAACCGGCGCCTCGGCGAGGGCATCAGCGTCTTCAACCCCGGAGACGCTCCGGCCAAGGAAAACGTCCTCACCAACCCGATCCTGCAGTCACGCATCGACGACCTGCTGCGCGACAGCAACAAGGTACGCTACATCTACTCGCGCTACGCCAAGACCAACAACGGCATCTACGCGCTGATGGATATCAAGTCACACAACCGCGACCGCTTCATCGAACTTCACAACATCATCAGCGAGCGGGTGCACAAGGTCGAAGATATCGAAGAAAATGTAAACTCCCTCTTCATCGCCCTGCTCAACCCCGAGGACCGGAGCAACATCGAAGATTTCCAGTCCTTCACCGACCGCATCGAAACCATCAAGATCCCCTATGTTCTCGACCTGCAGACCGAAGTGGAAATCTATCGCCATATTTTCGGCAAGCATATCGATGAAGGATTTCTGCCGCGGGTGCTGCACAACTTCGCCCGGGTGATCATCGCCACCCGTCTCAATCCAACCTCGAAGGCGATGCTCGACTGGATCGAGAAACCGGACAAGTACGCCCTCTACTGCGACAAGAACCTGCTGCTGCTGAAGATGGAAATCTATACCGGCTACATCCCCGAGTGGATCACCCCGGAAGACCGCCGACGACTGACCGCCAAGCGCCGTCGACGCATTATCGCCGAATCGGAACAGGAAGGCTTCAAGGGCATCTCCGGCCGTGATTCACTGCGTATCTTCAACGACCTTTTCTCGACCTACGCCCGCAAGGACCAGCTGATCGACATGACCATCATCCGGCGCTTCTTCACCAAAATTCACAAGGAACTGAGCGAAGCCCTGCCGGAGGGCTTCATGGAGTCGTTACTGTCGATGTACGACTACACGGTGCTGCAGGAGGTCAAGGAATCGCTCTACTACTACAACGAGGAGCAGATCTCGCGCGATATCCAGAACTACCTGTTCGCTCTCAACTACGAGATCGGCAGCAAGGCGACCAACCGCTTTACCGGAGAGCGTCTCGAAATCAGTGAGGATTTTCTGCGCACCATCGAAAATCGCCTGCTGGAGAGCGACGCCGATGCCGAAACGCGTGCCCGCTTCCGCCGCGAAACACAGAAAGAATACACCGCCCGCACCCTCACCCAGGAGATTCTCGCCGAGGGCAAGGCGTTCAGCGAGACCGAACTCTACGGTCGACTGCACGAACGCTATGTCGCCAAGTTGAAGGAGCAGGCCCTTGATCCGTTTCTGGACAACGAGAATTTCCGTCGCGCAATCAAAGATTTCGAGCGTGAGGCGTTTAAAACTTATGACCGCAGGATCCGTGACGATGTCAGCTACCTGATGAGCAATCTCTGTCAGCGGCATCAATACTCGAAAAAGGGCGCCCGCGAAGTCTGCATGTACGTCATCGACAATCAGCTGGCACATAAATTCACCCGCAGCTGA